A genomic stretch from Pseudomonas sp. MUP55 includes:
- a CDS encoding META domain-containing protein, with translation MKRLLLLAAVGTALSGCAGDAVKLKQDHSYVVEWIGERPLMDYAHLTVTLGADGRAYGNGGCNHWFAPYTLEGNTLSFGPIGSTRKLCAEALMEQEHRFFQALQGVQRWDISPIEQTRFWPADGKPIRLWLEEG, from the coding sequence ATGAAGCGCCTGCTGCTGCTCGCCGCCGTGGGGACGGCCTTGAGTGGCTGCGCCGGTGATGCGGTCAAGCTCAAGCAGGATCACAGCTACGTGGTGGAATGGATCGGCGAGCGGCCCTTGATGGACTACGCACACCTGACCGTCACCCTTGGCGCCGATGGTCGCGCCTATGGCAACGGCGGCTGCAACCATTGGTTTGCGCCGTACACCCTTGAAGGCAACACGCTCAGCTTCGGCCCGATCGGCAGTACCCGCAAACTGTGCGCCGAGGCGTTGATGGAGCAGGAGCACCGCTTCTTCCAGGCCCTGCAAGGCGTACAGCGCTGGGACATCTCACCGATCGAGCAGACCCGCTTCTGGCCCGCCGACGGCAAGCCGATTCGGCTGTGGCTCGAAGAAGGCTGA
- a CDS encoding CaiB/BaiF CoA-transferase family protein, with product MTGPLASLKVLDFSTLLPGPFASLMLADMGAEVLRIESPTRPDLLRVLPPHDGGTSASHAYLNRNKRSLALDLKQAEALQIVLELVKGADILIEQFRPGVMERLGLGYGALKAINPRLIYVSITGYGQTGPYRDRAGHDINYLAVAGVASHTGRRDSGPLPLGVQLADLGGGSLHAVVGLLAAVIARQHSGVGQYLDVSMTDCSFSLNAMAGAGYLACGVEPERENHFLNGGSFYDYYRTREGRWMSVGSLEPAFMQQLCETLGRPELAAHSVKPEQQPALKRALQVEFEKRSFDELCTLFAEVDACVEPVLSLSEALEHPQLKARALVSQVPRGDGSTQAQMACPLKFSEGLPAPRHIGVAVGAHSDEVLAELGFSAQRIGELRQAKVIG from the coding sequence ATGACAGGTCCCTTGGCGTCCCTCAAAGTGCTGGATTTTTCCACCCTGTTGCCCGGCCCGTTTGCCTCGCTGATGTTGGCGGACATGGGCGCCGAGGTGCTGCGCATCGAGTCGCCGACGCGCCCGGACTTGCTGCGTGTGCTGCCGCCCCATGATGGCGGCACGTCGGCAAGCCATGCCTACCTCAATCGCAACAAGCGCAGCCTGGCGCTGGACCTCAAGCAGGCCGAGGCGCTGCAGATCGTGCTTGAGCTGGTCAAGGGCGCCGATATCCTCATCGAACAATTCCGCCCCGGCGTGATGGAGCGCCTGGGCCTGGGCTACGGGGCATTGAAAGCGATCAACCCCAGGCTGATCTACGTGTCGATCACCGGCTACGGCCAGACCGGCCCTTACCGGGATCGCGCCGGCCACGATATCAACTACCTGGCCGTGGCTGGCGTGGCCAGTCATACCGGGCGGCGCGACAGTGGCCCGTTGCCGCTGGGCGTGCAACTGGCGGACCTGGGTGGTGGGTCTCTGCATGCGGTGGTGGGCTTGCTCGCGGCGGTTATCGCGCGCCAGCACAGCGGCGTCGGCCAGTACCTGGACGTGAGCATGACCGACTGCTCGTTCAGCCTGAACGCCATGGCCGGCGCCGGTTACCTGGCCTGCGGGGTGGAGCCGGAGCGGGAAAACCATTTTCTCAATGGCGGCAGTTTCTACGACTATTACCGCACGCGGGAGGGGCGCTGGATGTCGGTGGGTAGCCTGGAGCCGGCATTCATGCAGCAATTGTGCGAAACCCTGGGGCGCCCGGAGCTCGCGGCGCACAGCGTGAAGCCTGAGCAGCAACCGGCGCTCAAGCGGGCGCTGCAGGTGGAATTCGAAAAGCGCAGCTTTGATGAACTGTGCACCTTGTTCGCTGAGGTGGATGCGTGCGTGGAACCGGTGTTGAGCCTGAGTGAAGCCCTGGAGCACCCGCAATTGAAGGCGCGGGCGCTGGTCAGCCAGGTGCCGAGGGGCGACGGATCGACCCAGGCGCAGATGGCCTGCCCGCTGAAGTTCTCCGAGGGGTTGCCGGCACCCCGGCATATTGGTGTGGCCGTAGGGGCGCACAGTGATGAAGTGCTGGCGGAGTTGGGGTTCAGTGCTCAGCGGATAGGGGAGTTGCGCCAGGCCAAGGTTATTGGGTGA
- a CDS encoding SprT family zinc-dependent metalloprotease, which produces MPEQLNTRVEDCFLQAESFFKRSFKRPKVSLKLRGQKAGVAHLHENLLRFNPQLYRENSQHFLKQTVAHEVAHLIAHQLFGERIQPHGEEWQLIMRGVYELPPDRCHTYEVKRRQVTRYIYRCPCADSDFPFSPQRHGLVGQGRRYVCRRCRQTLVFTGETRVE; this is translated from the coding sequence ATGCCCGAGCAACTCAATACCCGCGTCGAAGATTGTTTCCTGCAAGCCGAATCCTTTTTCAAACGAAGCTTCAAACGCCCCAAGGTCAGCCTCAAGCTGCGGGGCCAGAAAGCCGGTGTCGCGCATTTGCACGAAAACCTGCTGCGCTTCAACCCTCAGCTTTACCGTGAAAACAGCCAGCACTTCCTGAAACAGACCGTGGCCCACGAAGTGGCGCACCTGATCGCCCACCAGCTCTTTGGCGAGCGCATCCAACCCCACGGTGAGGAATGGCAGTTGATCATGCGCGGGGTTTACGAACTGCCGCCGGACCGTTGCCATACCTATGAGGTCAAGCGTCGTCAGGTGACCCGTTACATCTACCGCTGCCCGTGCGCCGACAGCGACTTTCCGTTTTCACCGCAGAGGCATGGGCTGGTGGGCCAGGGGCGGCGGTATGTGTGTCGGCGGTGCCGGCAGACGCTGGTGTTCACTGGGGAGACTCGGGTGGAGTGA
- a CDS encoding TlpA disulfide reductase family protein, whose protein sequence is MTRRLIGALAIITTLLLSGCGNDYGVDQYGQKVPAERLDKQWLVVNYWAEWCGPCRTEIPELNALAEQLKAQNVGVFGVNFDNVQGEELKAASDKLGIKFTVLAQNPEAIFDIPRSEALPVTYIIDDKGKVREQLMGEQTAQGVLAKLKALRG, encoded by the coding sequence ATGACAAGGCGACTGATCGGTGCATTGGCGATTATCACAACCCTGCTGCTCAGCGGCTGCGGTAACGATTACGGCGTGGACCAGTACGGCCAGAAAGTGCCGGCCGAACGCCTCGACAAGCAGTGGCTGGTGGTCAACTACTGGGCTGAATGGTGCGGCCCGTGCCGCACGGAAATCCCCGAACTCAACGCCCTGGCCGAGCAGCTCAAAGCGCAGAACGTGGGCGTGTTCGGGGTCAATTTCGACAATGTGCAGGGTGAAGAGCTCAAAGCGGCCAGCGACAAGCTGGGCATCAAGTTCACCGTACTGGCGCAGAACCCCGAAGCGATCTTCGATATTCCCCGCAGCGAGGCGCTGCCGGTGACCTACATCATCGATGACAAGGGCAAGGTGCGTGAGCAACTGATGGGTGAGCAGACGGCGCAAGGGGTGTTGGCCAAGCTCAAGGCGCTGCGCGGTTAA
- the ttcA gene encoding tRNA 2-thiocytidine(32) synthetase TtcA: protein MGTLTVNQNKLQKRLRRLAGEAVADFNMIEDGDKVMVCLSGGKDSYTLLDVLLHLQKVAPIKFEIVAVNMDQKQPGFPEHVLPAYLEELGVEYHIVEKDTYSVVKQLIPEGKTTCSLCSRLRRGTLYTFADEIGATKMALGHHRDDIVETFFLNMFFNGSLKAMPPKLRADDGRNVVIRPLAYCNEKDIQAYSDFKQFPIIPCNLCGSQENLQRQVVKDMLLDWERKTPGRTESIFRSLQNVIPSQLADRNLFDFTSLKIDETAASRFVNVVNL, encoded by the coding sequence ATGGGCACTCTTACGGTCAATCAGAACAAACTGCAAAAACGCCTGCGTCGCCTGGCCGGTGAAGCCGTCGCCGATTTCAACATGATCGAGGATGGCGACAAGGTGATGGTCTGCCTCTCCGGCGGCAAAGACAGCTATACCTTGCTCGATGTGCTGCTGCACCTGCAAAAGGTTGCGCCGATCAAGTTCGAGATTGTCGCCGTCAACATGGACCAGAAGCAGCCGGGCTTTCCCGAGCATGTGCTGCCGGCCTATCTCGAGGAACTGGGCGTCGAGTACCACATCGTCGAGAAAGACACCTATTCGGTGGTCAAGCAGCTGATTCCCGAAGGCAAGACCACCTGCTCGCTGTGCTCGCGCCTGCGGCGTGGCACGCTCTATACCTTCGCCGACGAGATTGGCGCAACCAAGATGGCCCTGGGGCATCATCGCGACGATATCGTCGAGACCTTCTTCCTGAACATGTTCTTCAACGGTTCGCTCAAGGCCATGCCGCCCAAGCTGCGCGCCGATGACGGGCGCAACGTGGTGATCCGCCCGCTGGCGTATTGCAACGAGAAGGACATTCAGGCGTATTCCGACTTCAAGCAATTTCCGATCATTCCGTGCAACCTGTGCGGCTCCCAGGAAAACCTGCAGCGCCAGGTGGTCAAGGACATGCTGCTGGACTGGGAGCGCAAGACGCCAGGGCGTACCGAAAGCATCTTCCGCAGCCTGCAGAATGTGATCCCGTCGCAATTGGCCGACCGCAACCTGTTTGACTTCACCAGCCTTAAAATCGATGAAACCGCCGCATCGCGTTTCGTCAACGTAGTGAACCTCTAA
- a CDS encoding DUF2069 domain-containing protein, which produces MARKPKVLPPQAWLEPRVKLARALSLVAFFALVGLLCVYYLFVADLHGARPWVILLIELVPLLVLAPGMIMGSARGHSWMCFVVNLYFIKGALAAYDPNRQWFGVLEMAASLALFCTALLYVRWRHQLNRRLAVEPLPT; this is translated from the coding sequence GTGGCCAGGAAGCCTAAGGTACTGCCGCCCCAAGCGTGGCTGGAACCGCGGGTCAAGCTTGCACGCGCATTGAGCCTTGTGGCGTTTTTCGCCCTGGTCGGCTTGTTGTGCGTGTACTACCTATTCGTGGCCGACCTGCACGGGGCGCGCCCGTGGGTGATACTGCTGATCGAACTGGTGCCGCTGCTGGTGCTGGCGCCGGGGATGATCATGGGCAGCGCGCGCGGGCATTCGTGGATGTGCTTTGTGGTGAACCTGTATTTCATCAAGGGTGCACTGGCGGCCTATGACCCGAACCGGCAATGGTTCGGGGTGCTGGAGATGGCGGCGAGCCTGGCGCTGTTCTGTACGGCGTTGTTGTATGTGCGCTGGCGGCATCAGTTGAATCGGCGGCTGGCCGTTGAGCCACTGCCCACCTGA
- a CDS encoding Yip1 family protein, whose translation MIHHVVGLFTHPDQEWREIRGDKEESISHMYLTHTLVLAAIPAVSAFIGTTQVGWVIGNRAPVMLTQESALWMTLMSYAAMLGGVAVMGAFIHWMARTYDANPSMARCVAFATYTATPLFIGGLAALYPHMWLGMVVGTAAICYTVYLLYVGLPTFMSIDPDEGFLFSSSVLAVGLVVLVAIMAFTVIVWGLGVGPIYTS comes from the coding sequence ATGATCCATCACGTCGTGGGGCTTTTTACCCATCCCGACCAGGAATGGCGGGAAATTCGTGGCGATAAAGAAGAAAGCATCAGCCACATGTACCTCACCCATACCCTCGTTCTCGCGGCGATCCCCGCCGTTTCTGCGTTTATCGGCACTACCCAGGTGGGCTGGGTCATCGGCAACCGTGCCCCGGTCATGCTGACCCAGGAAAGCGCGCTGTGGATGACCCTGATGTCGTACGCGGCCATGCTCGGCGGCGTGGCGGTGATGGGCGCGTTCATTCACTGGATGGCCCGCACCTATGACGCCAACCCCAGCATGGCGCGCTGCGTGGCTTTTGCTACCTACACGGCGACACCGCTGTTCATCGGCGGCTTGGCGGCGCTTTATCCGCACATGTGGCTGGGCATGGTCGTAGGTACGGCGGCGATCTGCTACACCGTGTATCTGCTGTACGTTGGGTTGCCGACGTTCATGAGTATTGACCCGGATGAAGGCTTTCTGTTTTCCAGTTCGGTACTGGCCGTGGGCCTGGTGGTGCTGGTGGCGATCATGGCGTTTACCGTGATCGTCTGGGGCCTGGGCGTTGGGCCGATCTACACCAGTTAG
- a CDS encoding DNA-3-methyladenine glycosylase I, translated as MRDYKWLHEYCLNRFGSAAELEAHLPVPKTPAQLRKISDDRYLSTLALRVFRAGLKHSVVDAKWPAFEQVFFGFDPEKVVLMGAEHLERLMQDTRIIRHLGKLKSVPRNAQMILDIEQEKGSFGAFVAEWPVTDIVGLWKYLSKHGHQLGGLSAPRFLRMVGKDTFVPSYDVVAALNAQKIVDKAPTSLRDLATVQGAFNQWHAESGRPMCQLSMMLAYTVNH; from the coding sequence ATGCGCGACTACAAATGGCTGCACGAATATTGTTTGAACCGTTTCGGTTCAGCGGCCGAACTGGAAGCCCATCTGCCGGTACCCAAGACCCCGGCGCAACTGCGCAAGATCAGCGATGACCGCTACCTGTCGACCCTGGCGCTGCGCGTGTTCCGTGCCGGGTTGAAGCACAGCGTGGTGGACGCCAAGTGGCCGGCGTTCGAACAGGTGTTCTTCGGGTTCGACCCGGAAAAAGTGGTGCTGATGGGCGCCGAACACCTGGAGCGGCTGATGCAGGACACGCGGATCATTCGCCACCTGGGCAAGCTCAAGAGCGTGCCGCGCAATGCGCAGATGATCCTGGACATCGAGCAGGAGAAGGGCAGCTTCGGTGCGTTTGTCGCCGAGTGGCCGGTCACCGATATCGTCGGGCTGTGGAAGTACCTGAGCAAGCACGGCCATCAACTTGGCGGGCTGTCGGCACCGCGCTTTTTGCGCATGGTCGGCAAGGACACTTTCGTGCCGAGCTACGACGTGGTGGCGGCACTGAATGCACAGAAGATCGTCGACAAGGCACCCACCAGCCTGCGCGACCTGGCGACCGTGCAGGGCGCGTTCAACCAGTGGCATGCCGAGAGTGGACGGCCGATGTGTCAGTTGTCGATGATGTTGGCGTACACCGTCAATCACTGA
- the arsC gene encoding arsenate reductase (glutaredoxin) (This arsenate reductase requires both glutathione and glutaredoxin to convert arsenate to arsenite, after which the efflux transporter formed by ArsA and ArsB can extrude the arsenite from the cell, providing resistance.), with protein MTDLTLYHNPRCSKSRGALELLEARGLTPTVVRYLETPLNAAQIKALLAKLGLGARQLLRTGEEEYKSLNLADASLSEAQLIAAIAEHPKLMERPILETADKAIIGRPPENVLEILP; from the coding sequence ATGACCGATCTGACGCTTTATCACAACCCGCGCTGCTCGAAATCCCGCGGTGCGCTTGAACTGCTCGAAGCACGCGGCTTGACGCCCACCGTGGTGCGCTACCTGGAAACCCCACTGAACGCTGCGCAGATAAAGGCCCTGCTGGCCAAACTCGGCCTTGGCGCACGCCAATTGCTGCGCACCGGCGAAGAGGAATACAAAAGCCTCAACCTGGCCGACGCCAGCCTCAGCGAAGCGCAACTGATCGCCGCCATCGCCGAACACCCCAAGCTGATGGAACGCCCGATCCTGGAAACCGCCGATAAAGCCATCATCGGCCGGCCGCCGGAAAACGTACTGGAGATTCTGCCGTGA
- the wrbA gene encoding NAD(P)H:quinone oxidoreductase, whose protein sequence is MTTSYVLVLYYSRNGSVSEMARHIARGIEQGGMEARLRTVPAISTECEAVAPSIPDEGALYASLDDLKNCSGLALGSPTRFGNMAAPLKYFLDGTSNLWLTGALVGKPAGVFTSTASLHGGQETTLMSMLLPLLHHGMLITGLPYSEQALLDTQGGGTPYGASHHAGPDGKRMLDPHEIALCRALGLRLAKTATLLENGRGQEA, encoded by the coding sequence GTGACGACGTCTTATGTGCTGGTGTTGTATTACAGCCGCAATGGCTCGGTCAGCGAAATGGCCCGGCACATTGCCCGCGGCATCGAGCAGGGTGGTATGGAAGCCCGGCTGCGCACCGTGCCGGCGATCTCCACCGAGTGCGAAGCCGTGGCGCCGAGCATTCCCGACGAGGGCGCCCTGTATGCCAGCCTGGATGACCTGAAGAACTGCTCGGGCCTGGCCCTCGGCAGCCCGACGCGTTTCGGCAACATGGCCGCGCCGCTCAAGTATTTCCTCGACGGCACCAGCAACCTGTGGCTCACGGGTGCCCTGGTGGGCAAACCCGCCGGTGTGTTCACCTCCACCGCCAGCCTGCACGGTGGCCAGGAAACCACGCTGATGTCGATGCTGCTGCCGCTGCTGCACCACGGCATGCTGATCACCGGCCTGCCCTACAGCGAACAGGCGCTGCTCGACACCCAGGGCGGCGGCACGCCCTATGGCGCCAGCCACCACGCCGGCCCTGACGGCAAACGCATGCTCGACCCCCATGAAATCGCCCTGTGCCGCGCCCTGGGCCTGCGCCTGGCCAAAACCGCCACGCTGTTGGAGAACGGCCGTGGCCAGGAAGCCTAA